In the Candidatus Nitrospira nitrosa genome, one interval contains:
- a CDS encoding Slp family lipoprotein produces the protein MSRMTMLAFLIGGAVMLSACAESIHQVQRDTELLGIPFGLEQEIDATVRFADLKDSPSQYIGRTVMIGGTVIRAKRTEAETEVEVLQLPTEKDGPLSDDRLRSEGRFLAVRGAFLDPASLPQGTPITVVGTVKGEITRALDESDYTYPILEVKHIIDWNSIAAKRRRDRSPYYGAYYPPYGYSGFYPYGGFWGPYGGYWGGGGFYGRPYFGGGGGFSPAPAPPPPARVHPRMRGR, from the coding sequence ATGTCACGAATGACGATGCTCGCTTTCCTAATAGGTGGGGCCGTCATGTTATCGGCCTGTGCGGAATCGATTCATCAAGTTCAACGTGATACGGAGTTGCTCGGCATTCCGTTTGGACTCGAGCAGGAGATTGATGCCACGGTGCGGTTTGCGGACTTGAAGGACTCGCCGAGTCAATATATCGGACGCACCGTTATGATCGGTGGCACGGTCATTCGCGCGAAACGGACGGAGGCTGAAACAGAAGTGGAGGTCTTGCAACTCCCGACAGAGAAAGACGGTCCCCTTTCAGACGATCGCCTTCGATCCGAAGGTCGATTCCTTGCGGTTCGAGGAGCATTTCTCGATCCTGCCAGCCTTCCACAGGGCACACCTATTACGGTGGTTGGTACCGTGAAAGGGGAGATCACCAGAGCACTCGATGAAAGCGACTATACCTATCCCATCCTTGAGGTGAAACACATTATCGACTGGAACAGTATCGCCGCCAAGAGACGGAGGGATCGGAGTCCATACTATGGTGCCTACTACCCGCCCTATGGGTATAGCGGATTCTACCCGTACGGTGGATTTTGGGGCCCCTATGGTGGCTACTGGGGAGGGGGTGGATTCTATGGTCGTCCGTATTTCGGTGGCGGCGGTGGGTTTTCACCAGCTCCGGCACCTCCCCCACCAGCACGAGTTCATCCACGTATGAGGGGCCGGTAG
- a CDS encoding PilT/PilU family type 4a pilus ATPase, with the protein MDVRSLLKVMVDREASDLYLTIDAPPIYRVHGATEQTEAPPFTNEQLEALALALMRGQQRSEFEEKMEMNLALYYKELGRFRVNIFRQRGNVGLVFRHIKAEIQTVDQLQLPPIIKDVAMTKRGLVLVVGATGSGKSTTLAAMIDHRNAIYPGHIITVEDPIEFVHQHKKSLITQREVGFDTLSFQNALKNTLRQAPDVILIGEVRDTETMEAAITFAETGHLCIATLHSNNANQAIERIMNFFPVERHAQIYLQLSLNLRAVISQRLIPSLDGKRVPALEIMMDTPRVKDLIKKAEIDTLKEAMEQGTDEGCQTFDYVLFQLYKANKISLEQALINADSANNLRLKIKLEGLKGDDAVNALLDKQPGTGPGADAFKIQGGPSGNVTPFRKR; encoded by the coding sequence ATGGATGTTCGAAGCCTCTTAAAAGTCATGGTGGACCGCGAAGCCTCAGACTTGTATTTGACGATCGACGCCCCACCGATTTATCGGGTTCATGGAGCCACTGAGCAGACGGAGGCGCCGCCCTTTACGAATGAACAGCTTGAAGCGCTGGCGTTGGCGCTCATGCGTGGGCAACAGCGGAGCGAATTCGAAGAAAAAATGGAGATGAATCTGGCGTTGTATTACAAGGAACTTGGCCGGTTCCGCGTCAACATCTTCAGGCAGAGGGGCAATGTCGGGCTGGTATTTCGACATATCAAGGCGGAAATCCAGACGGTCGACCAGCTTCAACTTCCTCCGATCATCAAAGATGTCGCGATGACCAAACGCGGCTTGGTGCTGGTCGTTGGTGCGACCGGCTCCGGAAAATCGACGACGCTGGCGGCGATGATCGATCACCGCAATGCCATTTACCCGGGCCATATCATCACGGTTGAGGATCCAATCGAGTTCGTCCATCAGCATAAGAAATCCCTTATCACCCAGCGTGAAGTCGGGTTTGATACCTTATCGTTTCAGAACGCGCTGAAAAATACCCTCCGTCAAGCTCCGGATGTGATCCTGATCGGCGAGGTGCGAGATACGGAGACGATGGAAGCCGCGATCACCTTTGCCGAGACCGGCCACCTCTGTATTGCCACACTGCACTCCAACAACGCCAATCAGGCGATCGAACGGATTATGAACTTTTTCCCGGTCGAACGTCACGCCCAGATCTATTTACAACTCTCCTTGAACTTACGGGCGGTGATTTCGCAACGGCTGATCCCGTCGTTGGATGGGAAGCGTGTGCCGGCGTTAGAAATTATGATGGACACACCACGCGTCAAGGACTTGATCAAGAAGGCCGAGATCGATACCTTGAAAGAGGCCATGGAACAAGGAACGGATGAAGGGTGTCAGACCTTCGACTATGTCTTGTTTCAGCTGTATAAAGCGAACAAGATTTCCTTGGAGCAGGCCCTTATCAATGCCGATAGTGCGAATAACCTTCGCTTGAAGATCAAGCTTGAAGGACTCAAGGGCGATGATGCCGTGAACGCGTTGCTCGATAAGCAGCCAGGAACAGGCCCAGGCGCAGATGCCTTCAAGATTCAGGGAGGTCCCTCCGGAAACGTCACGCCCTTCCGAAAACGATAA
- a CDS encoding outer membrane protein — protein MEKNQTSLITLFAIGFANIMLLTIPASAEMYVAGTAGVIFADRINSIAGTGSQAGVSGPLADFDLQNSIAYGAKIGYFPGHSWYGIEGEVLHTTPHIKELPATSSAPADPGIHMRVTTVGVNFIARYPGRTFQPYVGAGIGAAMAHIGETSTVRSDSDLAVAWNVLVGLRAYVTPRIAVFGEYKHGGATLKFDQAFGDLGGFSGNYRAQYVLGGLSYHF, from the coding sequence ATGGAAAAGAATCAAACGAGTCTCATCACCCTCTTTGCGATTGGGTTCGCAAACATCATGCTGTTGACTATTCCTGCATCGGCGGAGATGTATGTCGCCGGAACTGCGGGGGTAATCTTTGCAGATCGTATCAATAGCATTGCAGGCACAGGCAGCCAGGCCGGAGTTTCTGGTCCACTTGCTGACTTTGACCTCCAAAACTCGATTGCCTATGGTGCCAAGATTGGCTATTTCCCCGGCCACAGTTGGTATGGCATTGAAGGCGAAGTCTTACACACCACCCCTCATATAAAAGAACTGCCAGCCACCTCATCTGCCCCAGCTGATCCCGGTATCCACATGAGAGTGACGACGGTCGGTGTGAATTTTATTGCTCGGTATCCAGGTCGTACGTTCCAACCCTACGTGGGCGCCGGTATCGGGGCCGCAATGGCACACATTGGAGAAACATCCACGGTGCGAAGCGATAGTGATCTGGCTGTGGCCTGGAATGTGTTGGTTGGTCTTCGCGCCTATGTGACACCACGCATTGCTGTCTTTGGGGAATATAAGCATGGAGGGGCGACCCTCAAATTTGATCAAGCATTCGGTGACCTCGGCGGTTTCAGCGGTAATTACCGCGCACAGTATGTTCTTGGTGGCTTGTCGTATCACTTCTAG
- a CDS encoding YidB family protein, which yields MGLMDQMGQVVGGLLSGQGGQNPLLQAVTSLLGNNSNLGGLAGLVQAFQKNGLGEIVNSWVSTGQNMPVSPQQIEQGLGSDLLKQLASTAGLSPQDTSSQLSNLLPNLVDKLTPNGKIEAAPLEQLLKLIQGK from the coding sequence ATGGGATTGATGGACCAAATGGGGCAAGTTGTTGGTGGTCTCCTGAGTGGGCAGGGTGGGCAGAACCCGCTCCTGCAAGCTGTCACTAGTTTGCTGGGGAACAACAGCAACCTCGGTGGACTCGCTGGGCTGGTTCAGGCCTTTCAGAAAAACGGATTGGGTGAGATTGTGAATTCCTGGGTGAGTACGGGACAGAACATGCCGGTGTCGCCGCAGCAAATTGAGCAAGGGTTAGGAAGCGATCTACTCAAGCAACTGGCGAGTACAGCCGGGTTATCCCCACAAGATACGAGCTCACAGTTGTCCAACCTTCTTCCAAACTTGGTGGACAAACTCACTCCGAACGGGAAGATCGAGGCTGCTCCCTTGGAGCAACTTCTCAAGCTGATCCAGGGGAAATAA
- a CDS encoding type IV pilus twitching motility protein PilT: MDISKLLTFSVKEGASDCHISAGEPPMIRIHGDLKKLDHPPLTPDETHALIYDMMNDAQRKSFEEKRECDFSFELGDIARFRVNVFVHQRGLGAVFRNIPTTILPLEKLGMPPILRQLCDKEKGLILVTGPTGSGKSTTLAAMVDYLNNTFEGHIITIEDPIEFVHKSKKCLVNQRELSVHTLSFANALKSALREDPDIVLVGEMRDLDTIQLALTAAETGHLVFGTLHTSSAPKTIDRIIDAFPPAQQAQIRTQLSEALEAVLTQTLLKKKAGGRVAALEIMVATTAVRNLIREAKLHQIPGIMQASQKDGMQTMDMALVDLATRGVVHKAEAQSRSMNPNLFGASVAGAA; encoded by the coding sequence ATGGATATTTCCAAGCTGCTGACGTTCTCGGTCAAGGAAGGCGCATCCGATTGTCACATCAGTGCGGGCGAGCCCCCGATGATCCGTATTCACGGTGACCTCAAGAAACTCGACCACCCACCGCTGACGCCTGATGAAACACACGCGTTGATCTACGACATGATGAACGACGCTCAACGGAAGTCCTTCGAGGAAAAACGTGAATGTGACTTTTCCTTTGAGCTTGGAGACATCGCGAGGTTCCGCGTCAACGTCTTTGTCCATCAGCGTGGGCTCGGCGCGGTCTTCCGAAATATCCCAACGACGATTCTTCCGTTGGAGAAGCTTGGTATGCCGCCGATTCTGAGGCAACTGTGTGATAAGGAGAAAGGCCTGATTTTGGTGACCGGACCGACGGGATCGGGTAAGTCGACGACGTTGGCCGCGATGGTGGACTATCTGAACAACACGTTTGAGGGCCATATCATTACCATCGAAGATCCGATCGAGTTTGTTCACAAATCGAAGAAGTGTCTGGTCAATCAGCGCGAACTGAGTGTGCACACTCTCTCTTTCGCCAATGCGTTGAAGTCGGCGCTGCGTGAAGATCCGGACATCGTGCTCGTGGGCGAAATGCGGGATTTGGACACCATTCAATTGGCGTTGACCGCGGCGGAAACCGGACACTTAGTCTTTGGCACTCTCCACACGTCGAGCGCGCCAAAGACGATCGACCGTATCATTGACGCGTTCCCACCAGCACAGCAGGCACAGATCAGGACACAGCTTTCTGAAGCGTTGGAAGCGGTGCTCACTCAGACTCTCCTGAAGAAGAAAGCAGGAGGACGGGTCGCCGCGTTAGAAATCATGGTGGCGACGACGGCTGTACGGAACCTGATTCGTGAAGCGAAGTTGCATCAAATCCCAGGGATCATGCAAGCGAGTCAAAAAGACGGGATGCAAACGATGGACATGGCATTGGTTGATCTCGCGACACGTGGAGTCGTGCATAAGGCAGAGGCGCAGTCGCGCAGCATGAATCCGAATCTGTTCGGGGCGTCGGTGGCTGGAGCTGCATAA